From the genome of bacterium:
ATTTCCGCAGGTTCCTATCAAGAACATATTCCATGATCAGCGTAAATCCAAAACAGATAGCGATCATTAAGCCGTAGACACTGGTTTGAGCAAGCATGAACAGAATACAGGATAGAACGAGGTAGTTTTTGGTACGTGTTCGAAACACACTGCAGAAGCAAAAGATAAACAGAACACCCATTGCATAATTTCTGCTTATGGCAGCGTATTCATAAAGAGGAAAGTAACCAAAAGCAAATAATATCTTTTGTAACTTTGTAAATGGCGAAAATCTTGTAAAAATGTATATTGTTGTTGCAGCTAATAGTAAGTGAAAGAATTGCATTACAATTGGCTGAGCAGTAAACCTGCTGAGTAAGTAAAGGCATATATGCCACAACGCAGGATGCCCTTCATATCTCAGATTCTCAAACAGGTTTAGAATTGAGACACTATCCTTAGCAATAAGCCATGCTTGTAGTTCGTCCCGCCACATTTCATGCGTTAAGATATTTAAAAGTCCAATACACAAAAAACTTAAAACTATAAAAGTAAAATTACTGCTTAGCAGGGAGTTGCAAGTTTTTCTTGTATAATTAGTAATTTTTCGAACAACAGTCATTTACTCATTATATATTAGGATTATAAGAAAAACAATTGGCAGATTATGCATTAAATGTTATAATGATTTTAAGGATAAGAAAACGAAATTTGTTTAATTATGAGCGTATCTGAAAGAAGGGTCGAAAGACGAAAATACCCGAGAGCTAAAGCCGATTTTCATGCAGAGATAGATAATGGGTTTGAAGCAGTAAGGACAAAGGTTGATAATATCAGCTGCTCAGGCATCTATTGTGAAGTAAATAAAAAAATTTCCTTAATGACAAAGCTTGATTTAAATATGTTAATTCCAACAACTTTTCCATCAAGGGGTGAGTTCTTCCGTGTCCACTGCAGCGGAGTTGTTGTTCGTACAGAACTCTCCAAACACAAAGGCAAATATAATATAGCCATATTATTCTCCAACCTATTGGAAAGCGAAAGAAATAAAATATCCTCCTATATTGTTGCAAGGAATTTGAGCAACAAACTGTAACAGTCTTTA
Proteins encoded in this window:
- a CDS encoding PilZ domain-containing protein, with product MSVSERRVERRKYPRAKADFHAEIDNGFEAVRTKVDNISCSGIYCEVNKKISLMTKLDLNMLIPTTFPSRGEFFRVHCSGVVVRTELSKHKGKYNIAILFSNLLESERNKISSYIVARNLSNKL